CACATGGCCGCGCAGTGCGGCGCGCCGGCGATGCCCATCAGCAGCGCGGTCGTGGCGAGGGTGGCGGTGATCACGAAACTGCTTCGCCGCTGCTCAGAGAATGCGCGAGAAGCGCGTTCGGTTGGTGTTGGCCTGCAGGTAGCGGTCGAACACCATGGCGACGCCGCGCACGAAGAACCAGCCCATGGCGGTGACCGCCAGGCCCTTGTCGTCCACCGCCACCAGGCCCTCGGCCGCCAGCGCCTGCAGGCGCTCCAGCTCGGGCGCGAAGTAGCTGCGGAAGTCCAGCAGCCAGCCGGCTTCCACGTCCTCGAACTGCAGCTGGCCCTGGCACATGATGGCCATGATCACCGCGCGGCGCAGCAGGTCATCGCGCGTGAGCGCCAGCCCGCGCACGATCGGCAGCCGGCCCTGGTCGAGCAGGTCGTAGTACTCCTCCAGCGTCTTGGCGTTCTGGCTGTAGGTGGTGCCGACCCGGCCGATGGCGGACACCCCGAGCGCGATCAGGTCGCAATCGGGCTGGGTGCTGTAGCCCTGGAAGTTGCGGTGCAGCCGTCCCTGCCGCTTGGCCACGGCCAGCGAGTCGTTGGGCAGCGCGAAGTGGTCCATGCCGATGTAGTCGTAGCCGGCGTCCAGCAGCGCCGACAGCGCCTGCGACAGCATGGCCACCTTGTCGCCGCCCAGCGGGATCTCGTCGCTGTTGATGCGCCGCTGCGGCTTGAAGCGCTCGGGCAGGTGGGCATAGCCGTACAGCGCGATGCGGTCGGGGCGCAGCTCGGACACCTGCGCCAGCGTGCGTGCGAAGGATTGCGGCGTCTGCTTGGGCAGGCCGTAGATCAGGTCGACGTTGATCGATTCGAAGCCGATGCGGCGCGAGGCTTCCACCAGCGCGAACACCTGCTCGGCCGGCTGGATGCGGTGCACCGCCTTCTGCACATCGGGGTCGAAGTCCTGCACGCCGAAGGACAGGCGGTTGAAGCCCATGTCGGCCAGCGCCTGCAGGCGCGACTCGTCGACCGTGCGCGGATCGACCTCGATCGAGTACTCGCCGCCGGGCACCAGGTCGAAGGCGCGCCGCAGCATGGCCATCAGCTGGCGCAGCTCGTCGTCCGACAGGAAGGTGGGCGTGCCGCCGCCCAGGTGCAGCTGCGACACCGCCTGGCGCCGCCCCAGGTGCAGCGCGTGCATGTCCAGTTCGCGCTGCAGGTACTCCAGGTACACCGGCGAGCGGTTCTTGTGCTTGGTGATGATCTTGTTGCAGGCGCAGTAATAGCACAGCTGCTCGCAGAACGGGATGTGCACGTACACCGACAGCGGCTGCGGCAGCGGGCTGGCGGCGCGCTGCGCCAGCGCCGCCAGGTAGTCGGCCTCGGTGAAGGCCTCGACGAAGCGGTCGGCCGTGGGGTAGGAGGTGTAGCGCGGCCCCGGGACGTCGAAGCGCCGCAGCAGGTCGTCGGAAACCGGAAGCTTGGCCATGGTGTCGCTGCTTGCCTTCCCTTGCGATTCTTTCTTCAGCGGGCCACCAGCACCGGGATCTCGGCCTGGGCCACCACCTTGGCGGCCACGCTGCCCAGCATCAGCCGCTGCAGCCCCGAGCGGCCGTGCGAGCCGACCACGATCAGGTCGGCGCCCAGTTCGCGGGCGCTCTCGGTGATGCCCTTGGCGGCGGCCACGTCCTCGACGCGGCGCAACTGCACGTCCACCTTGGGGCCGGCGTCGGCGGCGGCCATCACCTCGGCGTGTGCCTTGGCGGCGAAATCCAGCGCGGCCGACATGTAGGCCTGGAAGCCCATCGGATTGGCCTCGCCCACGCCCAGGTAGGGATATGGGTCCACCACGTACAGCGCGGTCAGGCGCGCCCCGTGGGCGCGCGCCAGCCCCATCGCGAGCTGGACGGCACGGGCGGACGCCTCGGAGCCATCGGTGGCGAGCAGGATGTGCTTGAACATGGGGGATCTCCTCGTGCGGGGTGGTGAACGGTGGATATCGCAATGCTCGCCCGGGGGCGGCGGCGCCATCTTGACATGTGTCAACGCCGGGTCGGGCCCGGCCGGGCTGCGTGCTTGAGGCAAGTCAACGCATGGCCGAAGCGGCGTTTCCACAATCGACGCCAGTTTCGCCCGGAGTTTCCCATGCCCACCCTGACCGACCCCGCCCGTGCCATCGAGGTGCGCCAGCAACTGGCCCGGCGCGAGGCCGAACTGCGCTCGCTGCTCGATGCCTGCACGCTGGGCGCCATGCAGGACGCCGACGAGCGCGAGGTGGGCGACTTCAAGGACATGGCGGTGGCCGAGGTCCAGGCCACGGTCGACGAGGCGCAGGCGGCCCACGTGGTGGCCGAACTGCAGCGGCTGCAGGCGGCCCGCGGCCGCCTCGACGAAGGCAGCTACGGCTTCTGCGAGGAGTGCGGCGACGAGATCGACCCGCGCCGGCTGGCGGCGCTGCCCACCACCACCCACTGCGCCTCCTGCCAGGAATGGCTGGAGCGTCGCGCCGCGCGCACGCACTGAAGCCACTGAAGCGGCCGGTGCCCTTCGCGAGCCACCGCGGAACCGGCTTTGCCGGGCCGCTGGTGGCGCCCCTTGAGGGGAGTCGCCGAAGGCGCTTCGGGGTGGTCCAATTCACGCCGAGGCGTGCACCAGCGGCTGGTCGGCCGGGTCGCCGGCCTGGCGCGGCACTTCGTAGATCCGGTACGGCGCCTGGCCGGGCCGGGCGCGCTGCAGCAGCGGCCGGGCCACATTGAACACCGGCACGCCGCCGATGGTGCGCGCCTCCAGCGTGCCGCGGTGGGCATGGCCGTGGAACACCGCATCGACCGGGTAGCGCAGCAGCGGCTCCTCCAGCCGGCTGCTGCCCAGGAAGGGATAGATCTCGGGCGGCTCGCCGGCGATGGTGCCGGCGATCGGCGCGTAGTGCAGCAGCGCGATCTTGCGCGGCATGCGCAGCTTGGCCAGCGCCGACTCCAGCTTCATCGCCTCGTGCTGCGCCTCCTTGACGAACAGCTTGATGGCCGGTTCGCCCCAGGCCCCGAGCGAGCCGCGCCCGAAGCCGCCGGCGAAGCCCTTGGCGCCGGCGATGCCCACCCCCTGGATCTCGCAGGCCTCGCCATCGAGCACGCGCACGCCGGCCCGGGCGAGGATCTCGCACACCTTGTCGGGACTGCCCGATTCGAAGTCGTGGTTGCCCAGCACCGCCACGATCGGCACCTTCACCACCGACAGCTCGTCGGCCAGCACCTGCGCCTCTTCGGCGGTGCCGTAGTCGGTGAGGTCGCCGCACAGCAGCAGCGCATCGGCGTGCTCGCTGGCCTCGGCGAAGAAGCCACGCAGCTGGCCCGCGGAATCGCGGGTGGCGTGGATGTCGCCGACGGCGGCGAAGCGCACGCGGTTGGCCGCAGCCGTCCGGGTCTTGGGCATTCGTTCTTGTTCCTCGTCGCGGCACGGCGCCGCCGGTGCCTCCATGCTGCCGCGCCTGCGCCGCCGGCGGCATCGGCCATCCGCCGCCGGACCCTGTAGGCGTCGGCCGACGCTGCTTGGGGCTTCCGGCCCGGACGGCGCACGCGGCTTGCCCATTAGCCTGTCTGCTCGACCAACACGCCTTGACCGCCCCGGAATGTCCGCCCTTGCACTCGCCCCCTCACTGGAGGATGAGGTCCTGCCCGACACCGCGGCGTTCTACCGCCGCGCGCTGCAATCGCTGGCCGATGCCGGCGTGCCCTTCCTGGTGGGCGGTGCGTTCGCGCATGCCTGCTTCACCGGCATCCGCAGGTCCACCAAGGACCTGGATCTGTTCATCCGGCGCGCGCACTACGAGCAGGTCGAGGCCCTGATGCGCGCGCAGGGCTGGCGCACCGAGCTGGCCTTTCCGCACTGGCTGGCCAAGGTGTACGCCGGCGAGGACTTCATCGACCTGATCTTCAACTCGGGCAACGGCGTAACGCCGGTCGACGACGAGTGGTTCCGGGGCAATGCGCAGGCGCAGGTGCTGGGCGTGCCGGTGCTGATCGCCAACATCGAGGACTCGCTGCTGTCCAAGGCCTTCATCATGGAGCGCGAGCGCTTCGACGGCGCCGACATCGCGCACCTGCTGCAGGCCAACGCCGAGCAGCTCGACTGGGACCGCCTGCTGCGCCGCTTCGGCCCGCACTGGCGGGTGTTGCTGGCGCACCTGGCGCTGTTCGGCTTCATCTATCCCGGCGAGCGGCACCGCGTGCCGCGCCGGGTGATGGAGGTGCTGCTGGCCCGGCTGGCG
The sequence above is a segment of the Ramlibacter tataouinensis genome. Coding sequences within it:
- the hemN gene encoding oxygen-independent coproporphyrinogen III oxidase, giving the protein MAKLPVSDDLLRRFDVPGPRYTSYPTADRFVEAFTEADYLAALAQRAASPLPQPLSVYVHIPFCEQLCYYCACNKIITKHKNRSPVYLEYLQRELDMHALHLGRRQAVSQLHLGGGTPTFLSDDELRQLMAMLRRAFDLVPGGEYSIEVDPRTVDESRLQALADMGFNRLSFGVQDFDPDVQKAVHRIQPAEQVFALVEASRRIGFESINVDLIYGLPKQTPQSFARTLAQVSELRPDRIALYGYAHLPERFKPQRRINSDEIPLGGDKVAMLSQALSALLDAGYDYIGMDHFALPNDSLAVAKRQGRLHRNFQGYSTQPDCDLIALGVSAIGRVGTTYSQNAKTLEEYYDLLDQGRLPIVRGLALTRDDLLRRAVIMAIMCQGQLQFEDVEAGWLLDFRSYFAPELERLQALAAEGLVAVDDKGLAVTAMGWFFVRGVAMVFDRYLQANTNRTRFSRIL
- a CDS encoding universal stress protein — its product is MFKHILLATDGSEASARAVQLAMGLARAHGARLTALYVVDPYPYLGVGEANPMGFQAYMSAALDFAAKAHAEVMAAADAGPKVDVQLRRVEDVAAAKGITESARELGADLIVVGSHGRSGLQRLMLGSVAAKVVAQAEIPVLVAR
- a CDS encoding TraR/DksA family transcriptional regulator, which codes for MPTLTDPARAIEVRQQLARREAELRSLLDACTLGAMQDADEREVGDFKDMAVAEVQATVDEAQAAHVVAELQRLQAARGRLDEGSYGFCEECGDEIDPRRLAALPTTTHCASCQEWLERRAARTH
- a CDS encoding metallophosphoesterase family protein; translated protein: MPKTRTAAANRVRFAAVGDIHATRDSAGQLRGFFAEASEHADALLLCGDLTDYGTAEEAQVLADELSVVKVPIVAVLGNHDFESGSPDKVCEILARAGVRVLDGEACEIQGVGIAGAKGFAGGFGRGSLGAWGEPAIKLFVKEAQHEAMKLESALAKLRMPRKIALLHYAPIAGTIAGEPPEIYPFLGSSRLEEPLLRYPVDAVFHGHAHRGTLEARTIGGVPVFNVARPLLQRARPGQAPYRIYEVPRQAGDPADQPLVHASA
- a CDS encoding nucleotidyltransferase, whose product is MSALALAPSLEDEVLPDTAAFYRRALQSLADAGVPFLVGGAFAHACFTGIRRSTKDLDLFIRRAHYEQVEALMRAQGWRTELAFPHWLAKVYAGEDFIDLIFNSGNGVTPVDDEWFRGNAQAQVLGVPVLIANIEDSLLSKAFIMERERFDGADIAHLLQANAEQLDWDRLLRRFGPHWRVLLAHLALFGFIYPGERHRVPRRVMEVLLARLAQEVAQAPAEDPHVCAGTLLSREQYLHDVERMGYVDGRLTPLSTMTPQDVARWTDAIPARQGEAADPVVPTPVSEAVPLPLPTRPRRGFRPQ